The Fibrobacter sp. UWR2 region ATTGGTGCGGAGGAGGGGGGTCGAACCCCTTTAGGCCCACTCCGAGTATTTTCCCATCAGTGAATAGACTTCATTTTCGGATCGAAACCCTACTTTCTGAGCTAGCCGATTCGGCATATTACACCAGGTCTCCGCAGTAGGGCCCCGACGCACCAGCAAAGATATGAACATGTGCTAATAGCTTTTTTCATAGACTTATCCTCCATTGGATTGATGGTTATTGCAGATAAGGTGAAATACGCGTTCACAGCAAGCCCAATTATGAAGCTTTCTCCAAAGATGATACTCAAGATCAGGAAAACTTTTTCATATACAAATATAGTAAAAAAAATATAATTTGTCAACATTTTTTGAATTTGTCTGCTAGTGATAGCCTATGATAGACTCCCTGCAACTTGTTTTTCGCGTTAGGGATAGTGACCCCTTGGGGCGGAGACGCGCGCTTACGAGCCTAGATCCTCGCCTCCGCGAGGATGACGATTGTTTGCGCGGCTCCGTTGCAAGAGCGGCGCGGGGGTGCCGTAGGCGCGCACGGGGCGCCTTGCGATATAGCCCGACCCGGCGAAGGGTGGACCCTATCGCCTGCGGCTCCAGGGTGACAGGGGCCAACCGAGCCGGGGAACGCCCAGACAGACGCCCATTGCGTGCGAAACGAAGTAATTTCTAACACAAATGGTTGCATTTTGGTTTGTTTTTATGTATTTTTAGTAAAAAAAGAGGTGAATGTATGGCTCAGACGACTTTTAGCATCAGGATGGACAGTGACCTTAAAAAGGACTTCGACAAGCTGTGCGAGGATTTCGGGATGTCGATGAGTACCGCCATAAATGTCTTTGCGCGGGCAGTCGTGCGCGAGCGCCGCATACCATTCGATGTCGCCTCGGCCGATGCTCCGGCGTATGCCGCAGACAGGCGTGTGTTCTATA contains the following coding sequences:
- a CDS encoding type II toxin-antitoxin system RelB/DinJ family antitoxin, whose product is MAQTTFSIRMDSDLKKDFDKLCEDFGMSMSTAINVFARAVVRERRIPFDVASADAPAYAADRRVFYNANPVASRMLRTMQQLSADAEKAGSAGMTLDEINAEIAAARRGK